One segment of Cervus canadensis isolate Bull #8, Minnesota chromosome 32, ASM1932006v1, whole genome shotgun sequence DNA contains the following:
- the UNKL gene encoding putative E3 ubiquitin-protein ligase UNKL isoform X5: MTPPQQPPPLKSEPRALGPAASSYNSFGLNGVPGSIWDFVSGSFSPSPSPILNAGPAASSGVSPSSAELARVRRQLDEAKRKIRQWEESWQQVKQACDAWQREAKEAKERALAADSARQLALQKKEEVEAQFRRLQEELEGRGLASALPGLRGCGDIGAIPLPKLHSLQSQLRLDLEAVDGVIFQLRAKQCVVCGERAGAVLRPCQHRVLCEPCAASAPECAYCAGQPLPW; encoded by the exons ATGACGCCCCCCCAGCAGCCGCCGCCCCTCAAGTCAGAGCCCAGAGCGCTGGGCCCCGCAGCCTCGTCCTACAACTCCTTCG GCTTGAACGGCGTCCCCGGCAGCATCTGGGACTTCGTCTCCGGCAGCTTCTCTCCCAGCCcgtcccccatcctgaacgccgGCCCCGCAGCCTCCTCAGGCGTGAGTCCCAGCAGCGCCGAGCTGGCCCGGGTCCGGCGGCAGCTGGACGAGGCCAAGAGGAAGATCCGGCAGTGGGAGGAGTCCTGGCAGCAGGTGAAGCAG GCCTGCGACGCGTGGCAGCGGGAGGCCAAGGAGGCCAAGGAGCGGGCGCTCGCGGCCGACAGTGCCCGGCAGCTGGCGCTGCAGAagaaggaggaggtggaggcGCAGTTCCGACGGctgcaggaggagctggaggGCCGGGGCTTGGCCTCCGCGCTCCCCGGGCTGCGCGGTTGCGGCGACATCGGTGCCATCCCTCTCCCCAAGCTGCACTCGCTGCAGAGTCAGCTGCGCCTGGATTTGGAGGCGGTGGACGGG GTGATCTTCCAGCTGCGGGCGAAGCAGTGCGTGGTGTGTGGGGAGCGGGCGGGCGCCGTCCTGCGGCCCTGCCAGCACCGCGTGCTCTGCGAGCCCTGTGCGGCCAGCGCCCCCGAGTGCGCCTACTGCGCAGGCCAGCCCCTGCCGTGGTGA
- the UNKL gene encoding putative E3 ubiquitin-protein ligase UNKL isoform X4, with product MEKILGEDPRWQDTNFVLGSYKTEQCPKPPRLCRQGYACPHFHNSRDRRRDPRRFQYRSTPCPSVKHGDEWGEPSRCASGDSCVYCHSRTEQQFHPEIYKSTKCNDMRQTGHCPRGPFCAFAHVDTESLGMAGDWGCRDIALTSVPATPSGQPGHAKRRESPADGSQKASEQDGKQSHLAVLAVGHPLAPSVSSSLASSLASSTGSGGSSPTALPALSARTHPLDPSGSAGEGVPGSTLDLHLGDISLAPPDKDLEEHDGRDLGPTGQRSLGGSAPVAIPGCLPRSPSLHSSSSLSASPLGSFSQPLPGPLISSAMTPPQQPPPLKSEPRALGPAASSYNSFGLNGVPGSIWDFVSGSFSPSPSPILNAGPAASSGVSPSSAELARVRRQLDEAKRKIRQWEESWQQVKQACDAWQREAKEAKERALAADSARQLALQKKEEVEAQFRRLQEELEGRGLASALPGLRGCGDIGAIPLPKLHSLQSQLRLDLEAVDGVIFQLRAKQCVVCGERAGAVLRPCQHRVLCEPCAASAPECAYCAGQPLPW from the exons ATGGAGAAGATCCTGGGAGAGGACCCCCGGTGGCAAG ACACCAACTTCGTGCTGGGCAGCTACAAGACGGAGCAGTGCCCCAAGCCGCCGCGTCTGTGCCGCCAGGGCTACGCCTGCCCGCACTTCCACAACAGCAGGGACCGGCGGCGGGACCCCCGGCGGTTCCAGTACAG GTCCACACCCTGCCCCAGCGTGAAGCACGGTGACGAGTGGGGCGAGCCATCCCGGTGCGCGAGCGGGGACAGCTGTGTGTACTGCCACTCACGCACGGAGCAGCAGTTCCACCCTGAG ATCTACAAGTCAACCAAGTGCAACGACATGCGCCAGACCGGGCACTGCCCCCGGGGCCCTTTCTGCGCCTTCGCGCACGTGGACA CAGAGAGCCTCGGGATGGCCGGCGACTGGGGCTGCCGCGACATCGCCCTCACCAGCGTCCCCGCAACCCCCAGCGGGCAGCCCGGACAC GCAAAGCGGAGAGAGTCACCTGCCGACGGCAGCCAGAAGGCCAGTGAGCAGGACGGCAAGCAG AGCCACCTGGCGGTGTTGGCAGTGGGTCACCCCCTCGCTCCCAGCGTGAGTTCCAGCCTCGCGTCCAGCCTGGCGTCCAGCACCGGCTCAGGCGGCTCCTCGCCCACCGCTCTGCCGGCCCTCTCGGCCCGCACCCACCCGCTGGACCCTTCCGGCAGCGCCGGCGAGGGCGTCCCAG GATCCACCCTAGACCTTCACCTCGGTGACATCAGTCTTGCGCCCCCAGATAAGGACCTGGAGGAGCACGACGGCCGTGACCTGGGACCCACAG GTCAGAGGTCGCTGGGGGGCTCGGCTCCCGTGGCCATCCCAGGCTGCCTGCCGCGCTCCCCGTCCCTGCACTCCTCCTCGTCCCTGTCCGCCTCCCCGCTCGGctccttctcccagcccctgccGGGCCCGCTCATCTCCTCGGCCATGACGCCCCCCCAGCAGCCGCCGCCCCTCAAGTCAGAGCCCAGAGCGCTGGGCCCCGCAGCCTCGTCCTACAACTCCTTCG GCTTGAACGGCGTCCCCGGCAGCATCTGGGACTTCGTCTCCGGCAGCTTCTCTCCCAGCCcgtcccccatcctgaacgccgGCCCCGCAGCCTCCTCAGGCGTGAGTCCCAGCAGCGCCGAGCTGGCCCGGGTCCGGCGGCAGCTGGACGAGGCCAAGAGGAAGATCCGGCAGTGGGAGGAGTCCTGGCAGCAGGTGAAGCAG GCCTGCGACGCGTGGCAGCGGGAGGCCAAGGAGGCCAAGGAGCGGGCGCTCGCGGCCGACAGTGCCCGGCAGCTGGCGCTGCAGAagaaggaggaggtggaggcGCAGTTCCGACGGctgcaggaggagctggaggGCCGGGGCTTGGCCTCCGCGCTCCCCGGGCTGCGCGGTTGCGGCGACATCGGTGCCATCCCTCTCCCCAAGCTGCACTCGCTGCAGAGTCAGCTGCGCCTGGATTTGGAGGCGGTGGACGGG GTGATCTTCCAGCTGCGGGCGAAGCAGTGCGTGGTGTGTGGGGAGCGGGCGGGCGCCGTCCTGCGGCCCTGCCAGCACCGCGTGCTCTGCGAGCCCTGTGCGGCCAGCGCCCCCGAGTGCGCCTACTGCGCAGGCCAGCCCCTGCCGTGGTGA
- the UNKL gene encoding putative E3 ubiquitin-protein ligase UNKL isoform X3, with product MPSVSKAAAAALSGSPPQTEKPTHYRCPYLHRTTGDTERKYHLRYYKTGTCIHETDARGHCAKNGPHCAFAHGPLDLRPPVCDVRELQAQEALQNGQLGAGDGVPDLQPGVLASQALMEKILGEDPRWQDTNFVLGSYKTEQCPKPPRLCRQGYACPHFHNSRDRRRDPRRFQYRSTPCPSVKHGDEWGEPSRCASGDSCVYCHSRTEQQFHPEIYKSTKCNDMRQTGHCPRGPFCAFAHVDTESLGMAGDWGCRDIALTSVPATPSGQPGHAKRRESPADGSQKASEQDGKQSHLAVLAVGHPLAPSVSSSLASSLASSTGSGGSSPTALPALSARTHPLDPSGSAGEGVPGSTLDLHLGDISLAPPDKDLEEHDGRDLGPTGQRSLGGSAPVAIPGCLPRSPSLHSSSSLSASPLGSFSQPLPGPLISSAMTPPQQPPPLKSEPRALGPAASSYNSFGLNGVPGSIWDFVSGSFSPSPSPILNAGPAASSGVSPSSAELARVRRQLDEAKRKIRQWEESWQQVKQACDAWQREAKEAKERALAADSARQLALQKKEEVEAQFRRLQEELEGRGLASALPGLRGCGDIGAIPLPKLHSLQSQLRLDLEAVDGVIFQLRAKQCVVCGERAGAVLRPCQHRVLCEPCAASAPECAYCAGQPLPW from the exons GTGTCCGTACCTGCACCGGACGACCGGGGACACGGAGCGCAAGTACCACCTGCGCTACTACAAGACCGGCACCTGCATCCACGAGACAGACGCGCGTGGCCACTGCGCCAAGAACGGGCCGCACTGCGCCTTCGCCCACGGCCCTCTGGACCTGCGGCCGCCCGTGTGTGACGTCCG GGAGCTGCAGGCGCAGGAAGCCCTGCAGAACGGCCAGCTCGGTGCCGGGGATGGAGTCCCTGACCTGCAGCCTGGGGTCCTGGCCAGCCAGGCCCTGATGGAGAAGATCCTGGGAGAGGACCCCCGGTGGCAAG ACACCAACTTCGTGCTGGGCAGCTACAAGACGGAGCAGTGCCCCAAGCCGCCGCGTCTGTGCCGCCAGGGCTACGCCTGCCCGCACTTCCACAACAGCAGGGACCGGCGGCGGGACCCCCGGCGGTTCCAGTACAG GTCCACACCCTGCCCCAGCGTGAAGCACGGTGACGAGTGGGGCGAGCCATCCCGGTGCGCGAGCGGGGACAGCTGTGTGTACTGCCACTCACGCACGGAGCAGCAGTTCCACCCTGAG ATCTACAAGTCAACCAAGTGCAACGACATGCGCCAGACCGGGCACTGCCCCCGGGGCCCTTTCTGCGCCTTCGCGCACGTGGACA CAGAGAGCCTCGGGATGGCCGGCGACTGGGGCTGCCGCGACATCGCCCTCACCAGCGTCCCCGCAACCCCCAGCGGGCAGCCCGGACAC GCAAAGCGGAGAGAGTCACCTGCCGACGGCAGCCAGAAGGCCAGTGAGCAGGACGGCAAGCAG AGCCACCTGGCGGTGTTGGCAGTGGGTCACCCCCTCGCTCCCAGCGTGAGTTCCAGCCTCGCGTCCAGCCTGGCGTCCAGCACCGGCTCAGGCGGCTCCTCGCCCACCGCTCTGCCGGCCCTCTCGGCCCGCACCCACCCGCTGGACCCTTCCGGCAGCGCCGGCGAGGGCGTCCCAG GATCCACCCTAGACCTTCACCTCGGTGACATCAGTCTTGCGCCCCCAGATAAGGACCTGGAGGAGCACGACGGCCGTGACCTGGGACCCACAG GTCAGAGGTCGCTGGGGGGCTCGGCTCCCGTGGCCATCCCAGGCTGCCTGCCGCGCTCCCCGTCCCTGCACTCCTCCTCGTCCCTGTCCGCCTCCCCGCTCGGctccttctcccagcccctgccGGGCCCGCTCATCTCCTCGGCCATGACGCCCCCCCAGCAGCCGCCGCCCCTCAAGTCAGAGCCCAGAGCGCTGGGCCCCGCAGCCTCGTCCTACAACTCCTTCG GCTTGAACGGCGTCCCCGGCAGCATCTGGGACTTCGTCTCCGGCAGCTTCTCTCCCAGCCcgtcccccatcctgaacgccgGCCCCGCAGCCTCCTCAGGCGTGAGTCCCAGCAGCGCCGAGCTGGCCCGGGTCCGGCGGCAGCTGGACGAGGCCAAGAGGAAGATCCGGCAGTGGGAGGAGTCCTGGCAGCAGGTGAAGCAG GCCTGCGACGCGTGGCAGCGGGAGGCCAAGGAGGCCAAGGAGCGGGCGCTCGCGGCCGACAGTGCCCGGCAGCTGGCGCTGCAGAagaaggaggaggtggaggcGCAGTTCCGACGGctgcaggaggagctggaggGCCGGGGCTTGGCCTCCGCGCTCCCCGGGCTGCGCGGTTGCGGCGACATCGGTGCCATCCCTCTCCCCAAGCTGCACTCGCTGCAGAGTCAGCTGCGCCTGGATTTGGAGGCGGTGGACGGG GTGATCTTCCAGCTGCGGGCGAAGCAGTGCGTGGTGTGTGGGGAGCGGGCGGGCGCCGTCCTGCGGCCCTGCCAGCACCGCGTGCTCTGCGAGCCCTGTGCGGCCAGCGCCCCCGAGTGCGCCTACTGCGCAGGCCAGCCCCTGCCGTGGTGA